The following are encoded in a window of bacterium genomic DNA:
- a CDS encoding HAMP domain-containing histidine kinase: MFGKIYLKLYFWFLLVFVLTIAIVSMMIHTFYSERVRDELHDQMESHARFLMAEYAEACQEMNSNSCRTFRERLNRIRPLRFWIVNRSGQVVLSNEEHHGPSVNAKQLARAAAGETVIVTGRRAPHRIIVPLRQDSGVVKELVIVERGFMGRGRFPRFPVLVSLIIVLITIAALIFPLSKKLTKPVRELHQLGQEWAQGHLENRASVSGNDEISDLAGAFNTMAENLQKMLQQRKEFLAWISHELRSPLARMRIALELLSEKQQGEKLIEDMQEEILESEKLIEQLLLLSRIEMNVPITKELAPLEKVTKRAIEQVEPLAKHQEVSLIQKGEGSVMGDLYQLERALVNVLENAIKFSSMGGRVELEIEQVDGKVIVKCMDQGSGIDSTEQEKIFQAFFRGNGAAGKDGFGLGLFIARRIIEMHDGTIRAEKNSPSGTRIVIELPSSKNS; encoded by the coding sequence ATGTTCGGCAAGATTTATCTAAAACTTTACTTCTGGTTTTTGCTGGTTTTCGTATTGACCATTGCCATCGTTTCGATGATGATCCACACCTTTTACTCGGAGCGTGTTCGCGATGAGCTGCATGACCAGATGGAGTCTCATGCGCGATTTCTAATGGCTGAATATGCGGAAGCGTGCCAGGAGATGAACTCGAATTCTTGCCGCACGTTCCGTGAGCGGCTCAACCGGATCCGTCCGTTGCGTTTCTGGATTGTGAATCGTTCCGGCCAGGTGGTATTATCGAACGAAGAACATCACGGACCGTCGGTCAATGCAAAGCAATTGGCTCGAGCGGCCGCTGGTGAAACTGTTATTGTAACAGGACGCCGCGCTCCACATCGCATTATTGTTCCACTTCGGCAAGATTCCGGCGTGGTCAAAGAGCTGGTCATTGTGGAACGCGGCTTTATGGGCAGGGGAAGATTTCCGCGTTTCCCGGTTCTCGTTTCTCTGATAATTGTTCTCATCACGATTGCTGCTTTGATCTTTCCACTTTCGAAAAAGCTGACGAAGCCGGTTCGCGAATTGCATCAACTTGGCCAGGAATGGGCTCAGGGACACCTGGAAAACCGCGCTTCTGTTTCAGGAAATGATGAAATCTCCGATCTTGCCGGCGCTTTCAATACGATGGCTGAAAATCTTCAGAAGATGCTGCAACAGAGAAAAGAGTTTTTGGCGTGGATCTCTCATGAATTGCGATCTCCTCTTGCGCGAATGCGAATCGCTCTGGAATTGTTATCCGAAAAACAGCAGGGCGAAAAATTGATTGAAGATATGCAGGAGGAAATATTGGAAAGCGAGAAGTTGATCGAACAACTGCTCCTTTTATCCAGAATCGAGATGAATGTTCCCATCACAAAAGAGCTCGCGCCTTTGGAAAAAGTTACGAAACGAGCGATCGAACAGGTCGAGCCTCTCGCCAAACATCAGGAAGTCAGTTTGATTCAAAAGGGAGAGGGTAGTGTAATGGGGGACCTGTATCAGCTGGAGCGTGCGCTCGTCAACGTGTTGGAAAACGCAATCAAATTTTCTTCCATGGGCGGAAGAGTTGAATTGGAAATAGAGCAAGTGGATGGCAAGGTGATTGTGAAATGCATGGATCAGGGCTCGGGAATCGATTCAACGGAACAGGAGAAAATCTTTCAAGCTTTCTTTCGAGGAAATGGCGCAGCAGGCAAGGATGGATTCGGACTCGGACTGTTCATCGCCCGGCGAATCATCGAAATGCATGATGGTACCATTCGCGCAGAAAAAAACAGTCCGAGCGGAACCCGGATCGTTATCGAGCTGCCCTCCTCAAAAAATAGTTGA
- the hemH gene encoding ferrochelatase, translating to MEAVILLAHGAPESVDQVEEYLLRVRHGRPVDTEILEEFRDRYRKIGGSPLLQWTQLQAEALEKLLKSHSDHRKVYFGMRYSAPFIGDALNRMVADGVDAVTAICLAPQYSQLTIGAYRKAMEDAIAGRNLQFTMIPSYAKHPQLIRAYSANLQIILRDHADAFVILTAHSLPERVLTQGDPYDYEVKDTAVLVARACKLSDWRFAYQSQGMTAEKWLGPTVEARLDELALKSISKVVLMPVGFVCDHMETLYDIDIQFSDYAAKKGITLYRAPSLNDSSLFIELLYQLAGQ from the coding sequence ATGGAAGCCGTAATTCTGCTGGCTCACGGCGCTCCGGAAAGTGTAGATCAAGTTGAGGAGTATCTGCTAAGAGTCCGCCACGGCCGTCCGGTGGATACTGAAATCCTGGAAGAGTTCAGGGACCGGTACAGGAAGATTGGAGGGTCTCCTCTTTTGCAGTGGACTCAGTTGCAAGCGGAAGCCCTGGAAAAATTATTGAAAAGCCATTCAGATCATCGCAAAGTCTATTTTGGAATGCGCTATTCGGCGCCCTTTATCGGCGATGCTTTGAACCGGATGGTGGCGGATGGGGTTGATGCAGTGACCGCAATCTGCCTTGCGCCGCAATATTCTCAGCTGACAATCGGCGCGTATAGAAAGGCCATGGAAGATGCCATCGCGGGCAGAAACTTACAATTCACGATGATTCCGTCTTACGCGAAACATCCGCAGTTAATCCGCGCGTATTCGGCGAATTTGCAAATCATTTTGCGGGATCACGCGGATGCATTTGTCATACTCACTGCTCACAGCTTACCGGAGCGTGTTCTTACGCAGGGTGATCCTTATGATTACGAGGTCAAAGATACTGCCGTGCTTGTTGCGCGGGCTTGCAAGCTTTCTGATTGGCGATTTGCCTATCAAAGCCAGGGGATGACTGCCGAGAAATGGCTGGGACCCACAGTCGAAGCGCGGCTGGATGAGCTTGCTCTCAAATCCATTTCAAAAGTTGTCCTGATGCCTGTTGGTTTTGTCTGTGATCACATGGAAACCCTGTACGACATTGATATTCAGTTCTCCGATTACGCCGCGAAAAAAGGAATCACTCTTTATCGAGCCCCTTCGCTGAACGATTCGTCATTATTTATTGAGCTTCTTTATCAATTGGCCGGTCAATGA
- a CDS encoding Spy/CpxP family protein refolding chaperone: MKKVLIVAIPIALFAILLATLPSFGFGRGHRHHGMMKDFIMYKIDKLAGDLNLNSVQQARWDTFKKDLESSIEQRKGKREEIHDIVKQELAKDNPDFTKVTPLVHGQIDSHAQFAHDLVNRVNELFSDLSPEQKKILSERIMEMHDHRD; the protein is encoded by the coding sequence ATGAAAAAGGTTTTGATTGTAGCAATCCCGATAGCGCTCTTTGCAATTCTGCTTGCGACCCTGCCCTCTTTTGGGTTCGGCCGCGGGCATCGGCACCACGGAATGATGAAAGATTTCATCATGTACAAAATCGACAAACTCGCTGGGGATCTGAATTTGAATTCCGTCCAGCAAGCTCGATGGGACACATTCAAAAAAGATCTGGAATCCAGTATCGAACAACGCAAAGGTAAAAGAGAGGAAATTCATGACATCGTGAAACAGGAGCTGGCAAAAGACAATCCTGATTTCACAAAAGTTACTCCTCTGGTGCATGGACAGATCGATTCCCATGCCCAATTCGCGCACGATCTGGTCAATCGCGTGAATGAGCTCTTTTCCGATCTTTCACCGGAACAGAAAAAGATCCTATCGGAACGGATCATGGAAATGCATGATCATAGGGACTGA
- a CDS encoding response regulator transcription factor codes for MNARFMSVPVLLIDDDVRLCELLKSYLSGHGFDVTVANTVKEGTRNLRSEDYDLVLLDIMLPDGDGLEVCKKIRNDSPVPVIMLTARGDDEDKIIGLELGADDYLAKPFNPRELVARIKAVLRRKGASPDWSGNLKAIEYGEFYLNPQNQKLVIQGENVELTAAEFRLLRVLASNPGKVFTRERLMDLVSGRDFDGIDRSIDVHISRLRNKIEPDPKNPRWIKTVWGTGYRFQT; via the coding sequence ATGAATGCACGGTTTATGAGTGTGCCTGTACTTTTAATTGACGACGATGTCCGCCTGTGCGAGTTGTTGAAGAGCTATCTTTCCGGCCATGGGTTTGACGTTACTGTCGCAAATACTGTTAAAGAAGGGACCCGCAACTTGCGAAGCGAAGACTACGATCTGGTTTTGCTCGATATCATGTTGCCGGACGGAGATGGTCTCGAAGTTTGCAAGAAAATTCGCAACGATTCGCCGGTTCCGGTGATTATGTTGACAGCACGCGGGGACGATGAAGACAAGATCATCGGTTTGGAATTGGGCGCGGATGACTATCTGGCGAAACCATTTAATCCGCGGGAGCTCGTTGCACGAATCAAAGCTGTTTTACGGCGGAAAGGAGCGTCCCCCGATTGGTCCGGTAACCTGAAGGCGATTGAATATGGAGAATTCTATTTGAATCCTCAAAATCAGAAGCTCGTGATTCAGGGGGAAAATGTGGAATTGACCGCCGCAGAATTTCGTTTATTACGGGTACTGGCGTCGAATCCAGGCAAGGTGTTTACCCGTGAGCGTTTGATGGATCTGGTGTCGGGACGCGATTTCGATGGAATCGACAGATCGATCGATGTTCATATTTCGAGGTTGCGGAACAAGATTGAGCCGGACCCAAAAAATCCACGATGGATCAAAACCGTTTGGGGTACCGGTTACCGCTTCCAGACTTAA
- the hemG gene encoding protoporphyrinogen oxidase: protein MIERGAVIGTGISGLVAAYFLQARIPRLNLDIYDAQDRIGGVIRSEKIAGCVVEGGPDSFLTVKKSAVRLCEAINLGSELVGSNDRSRKTYLFQDGELRELPEGFFLMVPTKFWSFLKTDLFTWPGKLEVLSDVFSFPEEKDIEAAEFLERRFGTEILQKIGEPMISGIYGANVSRLSLQTALPQIWEMQKKGSIIRQLITRKASESAESLFTTLENGMESLVARLQEKIDANWKPGHRVESVSRNADDWKIGDEHYDFVVLAGSLPRLNVPEFAEMDSLYKSIRRNSAVVVVLGFEGVKKEGFGWLVPASERRSILACTYVSNKFPRRSPENLFLVRVFLDGDQAALWMERSDDAIQIEILGELKRIAQIGSEPVFCRIFRWKDAMPEYQVGHSAKIERLRKLTKLHHGLCMTGNIFSGVGVPDCIQHAQKVVSEMLNKWRMELKS, encoded by the coding sequence ATGATCGAACGTGGCGCTGTTATCGGCACTGGTATTTCCGGCCTCGTCGCCGCGTATTTCCTTCAGGCGCGCATCCCTCGCTTGAACCTGGATATCTACGACGCTCAAGATCGAATCGGAGGAGTGATCAGGAGCGAAAAAATTGCCGGTTGTGTCGTGGAAGGCGGGCCCGATTCCTTTTTAACGGTAAAAAAATCGGCCGTGCGTTTGTGTGAAGCTATCAATTTGGGATCGGAACTTGTAGGATCGAACGATCGATCGCGTAAGACGTACTTATTTCAGGATGGTGAACTAAGGGAATTGCCTGAGGGCTTCTTCTTGATGGTGCCCACAAAGTTCTGGTCATTCCTCAAGACCGATCTTTTTACATGGCCGGGCAAGCTCGAAGTTCTCTCGGATGTTTTTTCCTTTCCGGAAGAAAAGGACATCGAAGCTGCTGAGTTTCTGGAGCGCCGTTTTGGTACGGAAATTTTGCAAAAGATTGGGGAGCCGATGATCAGCGGCATCTATGGCGCAAATGTAAGTCGTTTGAGTCTCCAGACTGCTCTTCCTCAGATCTGGGAAATGCAAAAGAAGGGAAGTATCATCCGTCAACTGATAACACGCAAAGCGAGTGAATCGGCAGAGAGTCTGTTTACAACTCTGGAAAACGGAATGGAGTCCCTGGTGGCTCGATTGCAGGAAAAAATTGATGCGAACTGGAAACCGGGCCACCGCGTTGAATCTGTTTCGAGAAACGCGGATGACTGGAAGATTGGGGATGAGCATTATGATTTTGTCGTACTGGCAGGCTCTCTTCCGCGTCTCAACGTTCCAGAGTTTGCTGAAATGGATTCTCTCTACAAATCGATTCGGAGGAACTCCGCGGTGGTGGTTGTTCTCGGATTTGAAGGAGTGAAAAAAGAAGGTTTCGGCTGGCTGGTCCCTGCATCGGAGCGCCGTTCGATTCTTGCATGCACCTACGTTTCGAATAAGTTTCCGCGCCGTTCTCCGGAGAATCTTTTTTTAGTCCGCGTATTTTTGGATGGTGATCAGGCGGCATTGTGGATGGAGCGTTCGGATGATGCGATTCAGATTGAGATTCTGGGTGAGCTGAAAAGAATTGCGCAGATCGGCAGTGAACCTGTTTTTTGTCGGATTTTCCGGTGGAAGGATGCGATGCCAGAATATCAGGTTGGGCACAGCGCAAAAATAGAACGACTGCGCAAACTCACAAAACTGCATCATGGATTGTGCATGACCGGCAACATATTCAGCGGGGTTGGCGTGCCCGATTGCATTCAGCATGCGCAGAAGGTGGTGAGTGAAATGCTGAACAAGTGGAGAATGGAACTGAAGAGTTGA
- the hemE gene encoding uroporphyrinogen decarboxylase, which translates to MSNDLQQSRFLKACRKESVDCTPVWLMRQAGRYMQEYRELRQKYSLLTLCKTPELAAEITLQPIRRYPLDAAIIFADILLPLEPLGLHLEFAKGEGPVINNPVSNPTDVASLETFDVNENLGFVLQAIRLAVHELKGIPLIGFAGAPFTVASYAIEGGYSRHFLKTKQFMYRQPEAWHELMEKISSVTAEYLRRQIEAGASAVQMFDSWVGVLGPEDYCKYVLPYSKIVLSNLAAPAIHFSTGTAAYLDLICEAGGEIISVDWRVDLRQAWNRIGDHAIQGNLDPAHLLMNTKELRQEVRKVLSAAGGQNGHIFNLGHGVFPDTPDENVAALVEEVHKWKP; encoded by the coding sequence ATGTCCAACGATTTACAGCAAAGTCGTTTTCTTAAGGCATGTCGCAAAGAGAGTGTGGATTGCACGCCTGTCTGGCTGATGCGGCAGGCGGGCCGGTATATGCAGGAGTACCGCGAGCTCAGGCAAAAATATTCCTTGTTAACGTTATGCAAGACTCCCGAATTGGCCGCGGAGATTACGCTTCAGCCGATACGCCGCTATCCATTAGATGCCGCCATCATTTTTGCGGATATCCTTTTACCTTTGGAGCCCCTTGGCTTGCATCTTGAGTTCGCCAAAGGGGAAGGTCCGGTCATAAATAATCCGGTGTCGAATCCCACAGATGTCGCGAGCCTGGAAACATTTGATGTAAACGAAAATCTAGGCTTCGTTCTGCAAGCGATTCGTCTCGCTGTACACGAGCTCAAAGGGATTCCGCTCATCGGCTTTGCCGGGGCTCCTTTTACAGTGGCAAGTTATGCAATTGAAGGTGGTTATTCCCGTCACTTTCTAAAAACGAAACAATTCATGTATCGCCAACCGGAAGCCTGGCACGAGTTGATGGAGAAAATCAGCAGCGTGACAGCCGAATATCTCAGGCGACAAATTGAAGCGGGCGCCTCTGCCGTGCAGATGTTTGACAGCTGGGTGGGTGTGTTGGGTCCGGAAGATTACTGCAAGTATGTGCTGCCTTATTCGAAGATTGTGCTTTCAAACCTTGCAGCGCCGGCGATTCATTTTTCTACAGGCACCGCTGCCTATCTCGATTTAATTTGTGAAGCGGGGGGCGAGATCATCAGTGTTGATTGGCGCGTTGATCTGCGTCAAGCGTGGAACCGGATTGGCGACCACGCGATTCAGGGCAATCTTGATCCTGCTCATCTGTTGATGAACACGAAGGAACTTCGGCAAGAAGTTAGAAAGGTGCTTTCGGCTGCCGGGGGACAAAACGGCCACATCTTCAATCTGGGGCACGGCGTTTTTCCGGATACACCCGATGAGAATGTTGCCGCATTGGTGGAAGAGGTGCATAAATGGAAGCCGTAA